In a genomic window of [Empedobacter] haloabium:
- a CDS encoding LysR substrate-binding domain-containing protein, which yields MDVRSLRYFVETARLSSFTQAAEQLHVTQSTISKMVHQLEQELGTPLLNRDGRRLTLTDTGRVVFQRGQEMLATLRTLADEVRDIQAARRGTLTIGIPPMINLLFTPVLKAFRERHPDIVLVLREEAGQQVEKQVAAGELELGMTVLPADPALAVQALPVATSPIWALAAAGTFQPHRRTLRLAALRDLPLVLLTDEFALTRTLRRAFAAAGFEPRVVAQSGQWDWLVEMASAGIGIALLPELFVDRLADEKLQAVRIVEPQLPWQVAHVWNGRYLSHAARAWLDVCAEVLDRGTG from the coding sequence ATGGACGTTCGATCGCTGCGCTACTTCGTCGAAACGGCCCGCCTGTCCAGCTTCACGCAGGCGGCCGAGCAGCTGCACGTGACGCAATCGACCATCAGCAAGATGGTGCACCAGCTGGAGCAGGAGCTGGGCACCCCGCTGCTGAACCGCGATGGCCGCCGCCTGACCTTGACGGACACGGGCCGCGTCGTGTTCCAGCGCGGCCAGGAGATGCTGGCGACACTGCGCACGCTGGCCGACGAGGTGCGCGACATCCAGGCGGCCCGGCGCGGCACGCTGACGATCGGCATCCCGCCGATGATCAACCTGCTGTTCACCCCGGTGCTAAAGGCCTTCCGCGAACGCCATCCGGACATCGTGCTGGTGCTGCGCGAGGAAGCCGGCCAGCAGGTCGAAAAACAGGTGGCGGCGGGGGAACTGGAACTGGGCATGACGGTGCTGCCGGCCGACCCGGCGCTGGCGGTGCAGGCGCTGCCGGTGGCGACCAGCCCGATCTGGGCGCTGGCCGCCGCCGGCACGTTCCAGCCGCACCGCCGCACGCTCAGGCTGGCCGCGCTGCGCGACCTGCCGCTGGTGCTGCTGACGGACGAATTCGCGCTGACGCGCACCCTGCGCCGCGCCTTCGCGGCCGCCGGCTTCGAGCCGCGCGTGGTGGCGCAAAGCGGGCAATGGGACTGGCTGGTGGAGATGGCCTCGGCCGGTATCGGCATCGCGCTGCTGCCGGAGCTGTTCGTCGACCGGCTGGCGGACGAAAAGCTGCAGGCCGTGCGCATCGTCGAACCGCAACTGCCCTGGCAGGTGGCGCACGTGTGGAACGGCCGCTACCTGTCGCACGCGGCGCGGGCCTGGCTGGACGTGTGCGCGGAAGTACTGGACCGGGGTACCGGCTAG
- a CDS encoding metallophosphoesterase family protein, translating to MRIAAISDIHGNLPALDAVLADIARRGADVIVDLGDLLSGPLQPRETAERLMALELPTVAGNHERQVLTHAPARMGAADRHANERITPAQRAWLAALPATLRLGDDVLLVHGTPTSDLTGWLETVTPAGMRPATHAEALERAGNAAASLLLCGHTHVPRALRLEDGRLVVNPGSVGLQAYEDGDPYPHRMENGTPHARYAMVERAAGGWTVAHVAVPYDWDGAAALALRHGAPDWAHALRTGRMPG from the coding sequence ATGAGAATCGCCGCCATCTCCGACATCCACGGCAACCTGCCGGCGCTGGACGCCGTGCTGGCCGATATCGCCCGCCGTGGGGCGGACGTGATCGTCGATCTGGGCGACCTGCTGTCCGGCCCCTTGCAGCCGCGCGAGACGGCCGAGCGCCTGATGGCGCTGGAGCTGCCTACGGTGGCCGGTAACCACGAGCGCCAGGTGCTCACGCACGCGCCCGCGCGGATGGGCGCCGCCGACCGCCACGCCAACGAACGGATCACGCCGGCCCAACGCGCCTGGCTGGCCGCCTTGCCGGCCACGCTGCGGCTGGGCGACGACGTGCTGCTGGTGCATGGTACGCCCACGTCGGACCTGACCGGCTGGCTCGAAACGGTGACCCCGGCGGGGATGCGCCCCGCCACCCATGCCGAAGCGCTGGAGCGGGCAGGGAACGCCGCCGCCAGCCTGCTGCTGTGCGGGCACACCCACGTGCCGCGTGCGCTCCGGCTGGAGGACGGCCGCCTGGTCGTCAACCCCGGCAGCGTGGGGCTGCAGGCCTACGAGGACGGCGATCCCTACCCGCACCGGATGGAAAACGGCACGCCGCACGCGCGTTACGCCATGGTCGAGCGAGCCGCCGGCGGCTGGACGGTCGCGCATGTGGCGGTGCCCTACGATTGGGACGGTGCCGCCGCGCTGGCGCTGCGGCACGGCGCGCCCGACTGGGCCCACGCCTTGCGGACGGGACGCATGCCGGGCTAG
- a CDS encoding DUF6644 family protein translates to MDWQAWLAATTVARAMRTDPWLYPIVETCHIVGFAVLVGAVALFDLRLLGCGRALPLRALAAHLLPWALGSLLVIVPAGLLMFSTQPGDFLANPAFLLKLALLLAAGVNAAAFHLGIWRRAAGWNTDVTPPWPARLHALLSLALWLGVIACGRLLAYV, encoded by the coding sequence ATGGACTGGCAGGCCTGGCTGGCCGCGACGACCGTTGCCCGGGCCATGCGGACCGACCCGTGGCTGTATCCCATCGTCGAGACCTGCCATATTGTCGGCTTCGCCGTGCTGGTCGGCGCGGTCGCGCTGTTCGACCTGCGCCTGCTGGGCTGCGGCCGGGCGTTGCCGCTGCGCGCGCTGGCGGCGCACCTGCTGCCATGGGCGCTGGGCAGCCTGCTGGTGATCGTGCCGGCGGGCTTGCTGATGTTCTCGACGCAGCCAGGCGACTTCCTCGCCAACCCGGCCTTCCTGCTGAAGCTGGCGCTGTTGCTGGCTGCCGGCGTCAACGCCGCCGCCTTCCACCTCGGCATCTGGCGCCGCGCCGCCGGCTGGAATACGGACGTCACGCCGCCCTGGCCGGCGCGGCTGCACGCGCTGCTGTCGCTGGCGCTGTGGTTGGGCGTGATCGCCTGCGGGCGCCTGCTGGCCTACGTCTGA
- a CDS encoding DUF6152 family protein: protein MYRTNILCSTVLATALCAPAALAHHGWSEYDATKPLNLAGTIVESGYTQPHGYVLLQSADKRWHSVLAPPSRMEGRGLAKEALAAGAKVTVYGYPHRSKLDELRAERITVGDKTTELR from the coding sequence ATGTACCGCACCAACATCCTTTGCAGCACCGTGCTCGCCACCGCGCTGTGCGCCCCCGCCGCCCTGGCCCACCACGGCTGGAGCGAATACGACGCCACCAAGCCCCTCAACCTGGCCGGCACCATCGTCGAAAGCGGCTACACGCAGCCGCATGGCTACGTCCTGCTGCAGTCGGCCGACAAGCGCTGGCACAGCGTGCTGGCGCCGCCGTCGCGCATGGAGGGCCGCGGGCTGGCGAAAGAGGCGCTGGCCGCCGGCGCCAAGGTCACCGTGTACGGCTATCCTCACCGCAGCAAGCTCGACGAGCTGCGTGCCGAGCGCATCACCGTGGGCGACAAGACCACCGAATTGCGCTGA
- a CDS encoding hybrid sensor histidine kinase/response regulator has translation MPAPVFIAAVLLCWLGRSPPATQDSVLAAWLALVALALLARRLVLHSNAVAALPPARGLRVAVAFSTLNGCIHALVLVVAPAPTDVNMATQSLLLVGLCAGAVATTAGYRPAFLGYMLPVIGALMLRWSSNDLAIAAIIGIFGAVLTSLADDSYRLFRDSFNIRLQQLALNERLREALRQAESANRAKTRFLASASHDLRQPLHTVALSAATLSLRPLDPDTRRISQHIDKALERLASQLDALLDISKLDAGIVPVQLEALALGPFLRQLWREFSPIAHEKGLVLTLDLDPGMPDTVMTDEVLLGRMVGNVIDNAVKYSRRGTIALSLHAHAGLLALVIEDEGPGIPPEEQGRVFEEFYQLDNIERDRAKGLGLGLSIVHRLAALLQVRLEMASVPGHGTAFYLLLPEHRGDSPRVARVPFHGNPLAALTVLVVDDNADVRLSMQELLHELGAAPVLANGTAEALLALERVKPDLLLVDLRLRGGDTGIATVHAVRARLPGLPAILISGDTSPERLREASDAHIPLLHKPTPVAQLQQLVAELVTSPSKERHVR, from the coding sequence ATGCCGGCACCGGTCTTCATCGCCGCCGTGCTGCTGTGCTGGCTGGGGCGCTCGCCGCCCGCCACGCAGGACAGCGTCCTGGCCGCCTGGCTGGCCCTGGTGGCGTTGGCGCTGCTGGCCCGCCGGCTCGTGCTGCACAGCAATGCCGTTGCCGCCCTGCCGCCCGCGCGGGGCCTGCGGGTGGCGGTGGCGTTCAGCACCCTCAACGGCTGCATCCATGCCCTGGTCCTGGTCGTGGCACCAGCGCCGACCGACGTCAACATGGCGACCCAGAGCCTGCTGCTGGTGGGGCTGTGCGCCGGTGCGGTGGCGACGACCGCCGGTTACCGGCCCGCTTTCCTCGGCTACATGCTGCCCGTTATCGGCGCGCTGATGCTGCGCTGGTCGTCCAACGACCTGGCGATCGCGGCGATCATCGGCATTTTCGGAGCCGTCCTGACGTCGCTGGCCGATGATTCCTACCGGCTGTTCCGCGACTCCTTCAATATCCGCTTGCAACAGCTGGCCCTGAACGAACGGCTGCGCGAGGCGTTGCGGCAGGCCGAATCCGCCAATCGAGCCAAGACCCGTTTCCTGGCGTCCGCGAGCCACGACCTGCGCCAGCCGCTGCACACGGTGGCGCTGTCCGCCGCGACGCTCAGCCTGCGCCCGCTCGATCCGGACACGCGCAGGATCTCCCAGCATATCGACAAGGCCCTGGAACGCCTGGCCAGCCAGCTCGACGCATTGCTCGACATCTCCAAGCTCGATGCCGGCATCGTGCCGGTGCAGCTGGAAGCGCTCGCGCTGGGGCCGTTCCTGCGCCAACTGTGGCGCGAGTTCAGTCCGATCGCGCATGAAAAAGGCCTGGTGCTGACGCTCGACCTCGATCCGGGCATGCCGGATACCGTGATGACGGACGAAGTATTGCTGGGGCGGATGGTCGGCAACGTGATCGACAACGCGGTCAAATATTCCCGGCGCGGCACCATCGCGTTGTCGCTGCACGCGCACGCCGGGCTGCTGGCGCTGGTGATCGAGGACGAAGGACCGGGCATTCCGCCCGAGGAACAAGGCCGCGTCTTCGAGGAGTTCTACCAGCTCGACAATATCGAACGCGACCGGGCCAAGGGGCTGGGCCTGGGCCTGTCCATCGTGCATCGCCTGGCCGCGCTGTTGCAAGTGCGGCTGGAGATGGCGTCCGTGCCAGGGCACGGCACCGCTTTCTACCTGCTGCTGCCCGAACACCGGGGCGACAGTCCGCGCGTGGCCCGGGTGCCGTTCCACGGCAACCCGCTGGCCGCGTTGACGGTGCTGGTGGTGGACGACAACGCGGACGTGCGCCTGAGCATGCAGGAGCTGCTGCACGAGCTCGGTGCCGCGCCAGTCCTCGCCAACGGTACGGCCGAGGCGCTGCTGGCGCTCGAGCGCGTCAAGCCGGACCTGCTGCTGGTCGACCTGCGGCTACGCGGCGGCGATACCGGCATCGCCACCGTGCACGCCGTGCGCGCGCGCCTGCCGGGGCTGCCAGCCATCCTGATCAGCGGCGACACGTCGCCGGAGCGCTTGCGCGAAGCCAGCGATGCACACATCCCGCTGCTGCACAAACCCACGCCCGTGGCCCAGCTGCAGCAGCTCGTGGCCGAACTCGTCACGTCACCATCGAAGGAACGTCATGTCCGCTAA
- a CDS encoding alkaline phosphatase D family protein translates to MSAKPPRASAWLSQGLELLHERLGDSPRTGIDFEVVIVGSGYGGAMAASTLAGYHTADGHPAAVCVLERGSEYLPGAFPSGMAELAGHVRFSTEGTARPRGRREGLFDVKVGSDVSALVANGLGGGSLINAGVMVEPPAAVSARLQAVAGELDDHYARARALLGAKDNTILDHHSGTRPRKYAALERLAPRMPPRAAFGAAPITVAMRAHRNDAGVDLAACTLCGDCATGCNHNAKASLDTNLLAEAKRRGAELYTGATVTRIERDDKGERWRLHVAYTNAGLRRRMPQGFVVHARRLIVAAGTYGSTELLLRSRSASLKFSPKLGQGFSSNGDMIAVAYDQADEANAVADECTEPDKRQVGPTITGMVRIDDARGDMLVEELAVPGPLRRLFEEVVATSATLHALGQPDRSVHAEHDEGHDPCAVDARALRHSTLLAVMGDDGAGGSMRLVGRTRKAEGGVKVVWPALRHHPLFARQLDVLAGAVGKDTARYGKILPYPLWKPLPDNMAYLLNGRRGPLLTVHPLGGCAMGSSAHDGVVNRHGQVFRATPDRPDDVYDSLVVLDGSIVPMALAANPALTIAALALRAAEHLRAAWQLTERRDADQLAPRPIFRTPPAAAMPRATMVQFTERLAGEVLLRDGANQPRACRVELTLHFVPRTLAPLILPGEDKPGSVAQRRRLDAGPGSSLVVYDLEKWRIWRVRREGSTGEDPTPLLQAPVTGSLEFFHRENSGRWQRTLRALGPWLRNRGMRDTWQWWFDREAPPPQAAEPAPAGLLDKLLARGRNALALASRAGEVRRFDYALTIGRAEATDGFDAAAFEGRPLLGAKRFTYAFASNPWTQLTRMTLTQFPRLAAARVPPALELDTGFLVRSNLPLMRLCAQQDQPTALADVAGLAGYLLRLLLGVHMWSFRKPDTPPPRTPDLLPPELPGLQREQVWLDFPALSDGRQVRALLTRYRAADWDPALPPVLMIPGYSSSGTAFAHGAVQPNLAGYMAARRRDVWILDMRTSSAMATATHAWNFEHTAQNDIPAAVARVCTLSGHEKIDIVAHCMGAAMLSMAILGDIPQAAPYREELRALPDRIGKLVLSQVGPLVVFSQANIFRAYLTGYVRHLLPKVRFPFRVTGTPGMMDELIDRVLATLPYPDREFRLENPPWPWQRANFVRTRHRMDALYGRGFELPNLDAAVLDRIDDFFGPYSLVTLNQAIHLARLKTVTNRAGRNVYVKRARLRQRWKFPTHSIHGACNGLSDVATLGRIDAILREDAQCTYTTEAFDDLGHQDSLIGRTGSRVFAAIARFLDSPAGPAHPPGNAKLPGIGAGTNAQPPAQFTARLPATGPIRLPSVIGSARMPVGAAASPTLHEADFVALVPVVAQGQRYAMFNPGGLVDPMQIMVAHVKLYASSEVEDVDGWVQVAADEVPAGADGVLMLMLFEESGGLEPPTVGWRTRWDVELMAKLAWYLEQQKSLLSDYERLDWIEALTPPVHEALAALLAQTPATELKAALITPDQPAVASPPAKQAASSNDADGGAGAPVCFAVGSCQYPAGMLDQVPAFASYRRLAQLLDSTDTTVKPDFLVLLGDQIYADATAGLFDPSALDDRHVRPYEKLLGNEDVRKVLRLRVACMLDDHEIEDNWEPVTGQQGDANLAAGVAAYRKFQRGADLISHRGAARLHSREPLGFACEHRGLHFYLADTRTERDARTVANIRTARIMSDDSFTAMTTWLSDRHRLAPAMPKFLATPSIVAPGRIDAPSDLSVAGAACLRYDGWAGYPLSLRRLLAFIADHGIHGLVLLSGDEHISSEATLTIEGEGLPAVDVYAVHSSALYAPYPFANSREADMAERFYSFGFDYPDGGRRYRCTVRADYKPGDGFALLTVRDEGGRWTVKADFDR, encoded by the coding sequence ATGTCCGCTAAGCCACCGCGCGCCAGCGCCTGGTTGTCCCAGGGGCTGGAGCTGTTGCACGAACGCCTGGGCGACAGCCCCAGGACCGGTATCGACTTCGAGGTCGTCATCGTCGGCAGCGGCTACGGCGGCGCGATGGCGGCCAGTACGCTGGCCGGTTACCACACTGCTGATGGCCACCCGGCCGCCGTGTGCGTGCTGGAGCGCGGCAGCGAATACCTGCCGGGTGCCTTTCCGTCGGGAATGGCCGAGCTCGCCGGCCACGTACGTTTTTCCACGGAAGGAACGGCCAGGCCGCGCGGCCGCCGCGAGGGGCTGTTCGACGTCAAGGTGGGCAGCGACGTCAGCGCGCTGGTCGCCAACGGCCTGGGCGGGGGCTCGCTGATCAACGCCGGCGTGATGGTCGAACCGCCCGCGGCGGTATCCGCCAGGCTCCAGGCGGTGGCCGGGGAACTGGACGACCATTATGCCCGTGCCCGCGCCCTGCTCGGTGCCAAGGACAATACGATACTCGACCATCATTCGGGCACGCGGCCGCGCAAGTACGCGGCCCTGGAACGCCTGGCGCCGCGCATGCCGCCACGTGCGGCCTTCGGCGCGGCCCCCATCACGGTGGCGATGCGCGCCCATCGCAATGACGCCGGCGTCGACCTGGCTGCCTGCACCCTGTGCGGCGATTGCGCCACGGGCTGCAACCACAATGCCAAGGCATCGCTCGATACCAACCTGCTGGCCGAGGCAAAGCGGCGCGGCGCCGAGCTGTACACCGGCGCAACGGTCACCCGTATCGAACGCGACGACAAGGGCGAACGCTGGCGCCTGCACGTCGCCTATACCAATGCCGGGTTGCGCCGGCGCATGCCGCAGGGCTTCGTCGTCCATGCGCGGCGGCTGATCGTGGCGGCCGGCACGTACGGCTCGACCGAATTGCTGCTGCGCTCTCGCTCGGCAAGCCTGAAATTTTCACCGAAGCTGGGCCAGGGGTTTTCCAGCAACGGCGACATGATCGCCGTGGCCTACGACCAGGCCGACGAAGCCAATGCCGTCGCCGACGAATGCACCGAGCCGGATAAACGGCAAGTTGGCCCGACCATCACGGGCATGGTGCGTATCGACGACGCGCGCGGCGACATGCTGGTCGAGGAACTGGCGGTGCCCGGGCCGCTGCGGCGCCTGTTCGAGGAAGTCGTGGCCACGTCCGCCACGTTGCACGCCCTGGGGCAGCCGGACCGCAGCGTTCATGCCGAGCACGACGAGGGGCACGACCCCTGCGCGGTGGATGCGCGCGCGCTACGCCACAGCACGCTGCTGGCCGTCATGGGCGACGACGGAGCGGGCGGCAGCATGCGCCTGGTCGGCAGAACCCGCAAGGCCGAAGGCGGGGTGAAGGTGGTCTGGCCGGCCTTGCGCCATCATCCGCTGTTCGCGCGGCAACTCGACGTTCTCGCCGGTGCTGTCGGCAAGGATACCGCGCGGTACGGCAAGATCCTGCCCTACCCGCTCTGGAAGCCACTGCCCGACAACATGGCCTACCTCCTGAACGGGCGGCGCGGTCCGCTGCTCACCGTGCATCCGCTCGGCGGCTGTGCGATGGGAAGCAGTGCCCACGACGGCGTGGTCAATCGTCACGGCCAGGTCTTTCGTGCCACCCCGGACCGGCCCGATGACGTCTACGACTCGCTGGTGGTGCTGGACGGCTCGATCGTCCCGATGGCGCTGGCGGCCAACCCGGCGCTGACCATCGCCGCGCTGGCGCTGCGCGCGGCCGAGCACCTGCGCGCAGCATGGCAACTGACCGAACGGCGTGACGCAGACCAACTCGCGCCCCGCCCGATCTTCCGCACACCGCCGGCCGCCGCGATGCCGCGGGCGACCATGGTCCAGTTCACCGAACGCCTGGCGGGCGAAGTGCTGCTGCGCGACGGCGCGAACCAGCCCCGCGCCTGCAGGGTGGAACTGACGCTGCACTTCGTCCCCCGCACACTGGCGCCGCTGATACTGCCGGGTGAAGACAAGCCCGGTTCGGTCGCGCAGCGCCGCCGGCTCGACGCCGGGCCGGGGAGCAGTCTCGTGGTATACGACCTGGAAAAATGGCGCATCTGGCGCGTGCGCCGCGAGGGCAGTACCGGAGAGGATCCCACGCCCTTGTTGCAAGCGCCGGTGACCGGCTCGCTGGAGTTCTTCCATCGCGAGAACTCGGGACGATGGCAACGCACGCTGCGCGCCCTGGGACCATGGTTGCGCAATCGCGGCATGCGCGACACATGGCAGTGGTGGTTCGACAGGGAGGCGCCGCCGCCCCAGGCAGCCGAACCGGCGCCGGCCGGCTTGCTGGACAAGCTGCTGGCGCGCGGGCGCAACGCGCTGGCGCTCGCCTCGCGCGCGGGCGAAGTGCGGCGCTTCGACTATGCATTGACCATCGGCCGTGCCGAGGCAACGGACGGTTTCGATGCCGCCGCGTTCGAGGGCCGCCCCCTCCTGGGCGCGAAACGTTTCACCTACGCGTTCGCCAGCAATCCGTGGACCCAGCTGACGCGCATGACGCTGACGCAATTCCCCCGGCTCGCGGCCGCCCGCGTGCCCCCGGCACTGGAGCTGGACACGGGATTCCTGGTACGTTCCAACCTGCCGCTGATGCGCCTGTGCGCCCAGCAGGACCAGCCCACCGCGCTGGCGGATGTGGCCGGCCTGGCCGGCTATCTGCTGCGCCTGCTGCTCGGCGTACACATGTGGAGCTTCCGCAAGCCGGACACGCCGCCGCCACGCACGCCGGACCTGCTGCCGCCTGAGCTGCCGGGCTTGCAGCGCGAGCAGGTTTGGCTGGACTTCCCTGCGCTGTCGGACGGCCGGCAGGTGCGCGCGCTGCTGACGCGTTACCGCGCCGCCGATTGGGACCCCGCCTTGCCGCCGGTCCTGATGATCCCAGGCTACAGCTCCAGCGGCACGGCGTTCGCGCATGGCGCCGTCCAGCCCAATCTTGCCGGCTACATGGCGGCGCGGCGGCGCGACGTCTGGATCCTGGACATGCGCACCAGCAGCGCCATGGCCACGGCCACGCATGCCTGGAACTTCGAGCACACGGCGCAGAACGACATCCCGGCCGCCGTGGCGCGGGTGTGCACCTTGAGCGGCCACGAGAAGATCGACATCGTCGCCCACTGCATGGGAGCGGCCATGCTTTCCATGGCGATCCTGGGCGACATCCCGCAAGCGGCGCCTTATCGCGAGGAACTGCGCGCCCTGCCGGACCGGATCGGCAAGCTCGTGCTGTCGCAGGTGGGGCCGTTGGTGGTGTTCAGCCAGGCCAATATTTTCCGGGCCTACCTCACCGGCTACGTGCGGCACCTGCTGCCGAAAGTGCGGTTCCCGTTCCGCGTGACGGGCACGCCGGGCATGATGGACGAGCTGATCGACCGCGTGCTGGCCACGCTGCCCTATCCCGACCGCGAATTTCGCCTGGAGAATCCGCCCTGGCCCTGGCAACGGGCCAACTTCGTGCGGACCCGGCACCGCATGGATGCGCTGTACGGACGCGGTTTCGAACTGCCGAACCTGGATGCCGCCGTGCTCGATCGCATCGACGACTTCTTCGGCCCATACAGCCTCGTCACGTTGAACCAGGCGATCCACCTGGCGCGCCTAAAAACCGTCACGAACCGCGCCGGGCGCAATGTCTATGTGAAGCGTGCGCGCCTGCGGCAGCGCTGGAAGTTCCCCACCCATAGCATTCACGGCGCGTGCAACGGCCTGTCCGACGTGGCCACGCTGGGCCGCATCGACGCGATCCTGCGCGAGGACGCGCAGTGCACCTACACGACCGAGGCATTCGACGACCTGGGCCACCAGGACAGCCTGATCGGCCGGACAGGCAGCCGGGTATTCGCGGCGATCGCGCGTTTCCTCGACAGCCCAGCCGGTCCGGCGCACCCGCCCGGTAACGCCAAGCTGCCCGGTATCGGGGCGGGGACGAACGCCCAGCCTCCCGCGCAATTTACCGCGCGGCTGCCGGCAACCGGCCCCATCCGGCTGCCGAGCGTGATCGGCTCCGCACGCATGCCGGTCGGGGCCGCCGCCAGCCCTACCCTGCATGAGGCCGACTTCGTGGCGCTGGTGCCGGTGGTGGCGCAGGGCCAGCGGTATGCCATGTTCAACCCGGGCGGCCTTGTCGACCCAATGCAGATCATGGTAGCGCACGTCAAACTGTATGCGTCATCCGAGGTAGAGGACGTGGACGGATGGGTCCAGGTGGCGGCGGACGAGGTACCGGCCGGCGCCGATGGCGTGCTGATGCTGATGCTGTTCGAAGAGTCCGGTGGCCTGGAGCCGCCAACCGTCGGATGGCGCACGCGCTGGGATGTAGAGCTGATGGCGAAGCTTGCCTGGTATTTGGAACAGCAAAAGAGCCTGCTGTCCGATTACGAGCGACTCGATTGGATCGAGGCGCTGACACCGCCCGTCCATGAGGCCCTGGCAGCACTGCTGGCGCAGACTCCCGCGACAGAGCTGAAGGCGGCGCTGATCACCCCGGATCAGCCGGCGGTCGCGTCGCCGCCCGCCAAGCAGGCCGCTTCCTCCAACGATGCCGATGGCGGTGCCGGCGCGCCAGTCTGCTTCGCTGTCGGCAGCTGCCAGTACCCTGCGGGCATGCTCGACCAGGTCCCGGCATTTGCGTCGTACCGGCGGCTGGCGCAGTTGCTGGACAGTACCGATACCACGGTGAAGCCGGATTTCCTGGTACTGCTGGGCGACCAGATCTATGCAGATGCCACCGCGGGCCTGTTCGACCCCAGCGCGCTGGACGACCGACACGTGCGCCCATACGAGAAGCTGCTGGGCAATGAAGACGTCCGCAAGGTGCTGCGCCTGCGCGTCGCGTGCATGCTCGACGACCATGAGATCGAGGACAACTGGGAACCGGTCACCGGCCAGCAAGGCGATGCCAATCTCGCCGCCGGCGTGGCCGCCTACCGCAAATTCCAGCGCGGTGCCGACCTGATTTCGCACCGTGGCGCGGCACGCCTGCACTCGCGAGAACCGCTCGGCTTCGCGTGCGAACATCGTGGCCTGCATTTCTACCTGGCCGATACGCGCACCGAACGCGATGCCCGGACGGTTGCCAACATCCGTACCGCCCGCATCATGAGCGACGACTCGTTCACCGCGATGACGACATGGTTGAGCGATCGCCACCGGCTGGCGCCGGCAATGCCGAAATTCCTTGCGACCCCGTCCATCGTGGCGCCAGGGCGGATCGATGCGCCGTCAGACCTTTCCGTCGCTGGCGCCGCCTGCCTGCGCTACGACGGCTGGGCCGGTTACCCCTTGTCGCTGCGGCGCCTGCTGGCATTCATCGCCGACCATGGCATCCACGGCCTGGTCCTGCTGTCGGGCGACGAACATATCTCGAGCGAGGCAACGCTGACGATCGAGGGAGAAGGGTTGCCGGCTGTCGACGTGTATGCGGTGCACAGTTCGGCCCTGTACGCGCCCTATCCGTTCGCCAACTCGCGCGAGGCCGACATGGCCGAGAGGTTCTACAGCTTCGGTTTCGATTATCCCGACGGCGGACGCCGGTACAGATGTACGGTTCGTGCCGATTACAAGCCTGGCGATGGTTTCGCGCTGCTGACCGTAAGGGACGAAGGGGGGCGCTGGACTGTGAAAGCGGACTTCGATCGCTAA
- a CDS encoding response regulator transcription factor, with translation MQILLVDDHDLFREGLKLMLDNLGPEVRFAEAGTVAEALALLRQQAPDLVLADLYMPDADGLDVLTSLREVAGPVPVVVLSSEDDPRAVRSAIGLGARGYVPKSSTGQVLLAAVGLVLAGGTYLPPNVLHENGVPGGWARPLRGGASTAPRLVPAPAPADGLSSRQREVLLKVVQGKANKVIARELQLSEGTVKAHLSAAFRALGVRNRTQAVSVVAKVGLTSAEGGSASVDPAFG, from the coding sequence TTGCAAATACTGCTCGTCGATGACCATGACCTGTTTCGCGAGGGCCTGAAGCTGATGCTGGACAACCTCGGACCGGAGGTCCGGTTTGCCGAAGCAGGCACCGTCGCCGAGGCGCTTGCGCTGCTGCGCCAGCAAGCGCCCGACCTGGTATTGGCAGACCTGTACATGCCGGATGCCGATGGCCTGGATGTGCTGACGTCGTTGCGCGAAGTGGCGGGGCCGGTGCCGGTCGTGGTCTTGTCGAGCGAGGACGATCCCCGTGCGGTGCGGTCGGCCATCGGTCTCGGTGCGCGCGGCTATGTGCCCAAGTCCTCCACGGGCCAGGTGTTGCTGGCGGCGGTAGGGCTGGTGCTCGCCGGCGGCACCTACCTGCCTCCCAACGTATTGCATGAGAACGGCGTGCCAGGCGGGTGGGCCCGGCCGCTGCGCGGTGGCGCGTCCACCGCGCCCCGCCTCGTCCCCGCACCAGCGCCGGCGGACGGTTTGTCGAGCCGCCAGCGCGAAGTCTTGTTGAAGGTCGTGCAGGGCAAGGCGAACAAGGTGATCGCGCGCGAGCTGCAGCTGTCCGAAGGGACGGTCAAGGCGCACCTGTCCGCCGCATTCCGGGCCCTCGGCGTGCGGAATCGCACCCAGGCGGTATCGGTGGTTGCCAAGGTCGGGCTGACATCTGCCGAGGGCGGCAGTGCGAGTGTCGATCCCGCCTTCGGTTAG